A part of Brassica rapa cultivar Chiifu-401-42 chromosome A05, CAAS_Brap_v3.01, whole genome shotgun sequence genomic DNA contains:
- the LOC103866442 gene encoding auxin-responsive protein SAUR32: MGTGEKNLKSFHLHRKQTVKNKDIPKGCLAIKVGSQGEEQQRFIVPILYLNHPLFMQLLKEAEDEYGFDQKGTITIPCHVAEFRYVQALIDGERMVYHGNNNHLHKHSGRELYHPLVGCFRA; the protein is encoded by the coding sequence ATGGGGACTGGAGAAAAAAACCTGAAAAGCTTCCATTTACATCGCAAACAAACGGTCAAAAACAAAGATATTCCAAAAGGATGCTTAGCGATCAAAGTTGGATCACAAGGAGAAGAGCAACAAAGATTTATAGTtcctattttgtatttaaatcaTCCGTTGTTCATGCAGCTCTTGAAAGAAGCAGAAGATGAGTATGGATTCGATCAAAAGGGCACCATCACGATCCCTTGCCATGTGGCTGAGTTTCGTTACGTTCAAGCTTTGATTGATGGAGAGAGAATGGTTTATCATGGTAATAATAACCATCTTCATAAACATAGCGGTCGTGAGCTGTATCATCCTCTTGTTGGATGTTTTAGAGCGTGA
- the LOC103866443 gene encoding homeobox-leucine zipper protein ATHB-7 — translation MTEGEEYCLARMSVDPFMAMKKSNYNKNNQRRFSDEQIKSLEMMFESETKLEPRKKVQLARELGLQPRQVAIWFQNKRARWKSKQLETEFNILKQNYNDLASQFESLKKEKQALVSELHRLNEEVQKTHEEKRLCCGDQAAVVALSSTDHESENEENTRREQEEEVRPEMEVCEKGDDGVLCGHHNDDYDDGGYNNDIKREYFGGFGEEADHLMNIVEPADSCLTSSDDWGGFKSNANLLDQSSSNCPWWDFWS, via the exons ATGACAGAAGGAGAGGAATATTGTCTAGCGAGGATGTCAGTAGATCCTTTCATGGCCATGAAGAAGAGCAATTACAATAAGAACAATCAGAGAAGGTTTAGTGACGAGCAGATCAAATCACTTGAGATGATGTTCGAGTCTGAGACAAAGCTTGAGCCAAGGAAGAAGGTTCAGTTAGCCAGAGAGCTTGGCTTGCAGCCCAGGCAAGTGGCCATATGGTTTCAGAACAAGAGGGCTCGTTGGAAATCGAAGCAGCTCGAGACAGAGTTCAACATTCTCAAACAAAACTATAACGACTTGGCTTCTCAGTTTGAGTCACTCAAGAAAGAAAAGCAAGCTTTAGTCTCTGAG TTGCATAGACTAAACGAAGAGGTGCAAAAAACGCACGAAGAGAAAAGACTATGTTGTGGTGATCAAGCAGCGGTGGTGGCTCTAAGCAGCACAGATCATGAATCAGAAAACGAAGAGAACACAAGGCGTGAACAGGAGGAGGAGGTTAGGCCAGAGATGGAAGTGTGTGAGAAGGGTGATGATGGGGTTCTGTGTGGTCATCATAatgatgattatgatgatgGTGGGTACAATAACGACATCAAGAGAGAGTATTTTGGTGGGTTTGGGGAAGAAGCAGATCACCTGATGAACATTGTGGAGCCAGCTGATAGTTGCTTAACATCATCTGATGACTGGGGAGGTTTCAAATCAAATGCTAATCTCTTGGACCAATCCAGCAGCAATTGCCCATGGTGGGATTTTTGGTCATGA